A window of Ornithorhynchus anatinus isolate Pmale09 chromosome 21, mOrnAna1.pri.v4, whole genome shotgun sequence genomic DNA:
GGCAGAACGGATCGCCCAACGCCTCTGGCTTCGGGGGgatctggggcgggggtgggaagaAAAAGTCCTCGGCTCGATCCACACCCCAGCCCCGTGGTGGACGGAAGTTGGGCGCCCTCTTCACACCTCCGCCCCGGTCACATGAGACTGCAGCGGCTGGTGTGGAGTGCTCCCTGCAGACGGATGGCCGGGTGGCCGTGCTTGCAGCCGCGGGCCAGGACGCTGCTCAGCAGCTCCTTGAAGAGCAGGACCACGTGCCAGTTGTACTTGGCCGAGCACTCCATGTAGCCGCACTTCCACGTCTTCTTCACCAGCACCGCCAGGGCTCGCCGGGGGCTGAAGCGCTGCTTCTGCTGGTCCCGCTTGTTGCCCACCACGATGATGGGCACCTCGGGAGTGCCAGCCGGCCTGAAGGGGGAACGGACGGAGCGATCCGTCGGTTGGGAGGGGGAACCAGGCTGAGATCCCACATGATGCTAACGACGGTGgcgtttgctaagcccttactatgtgccgggcgctgtactgagcgccgggatgggtgcgagcaaatcgggttggacacagtccctgtcccacgtggggctcgactgtatccaccccagcgcttagtacagggcctggcacatagtgagtgcttaatcaataccataattatgactattgtcgggctcactgtctcaatccccattttacagattaggtaactgaggttcagagaagtgaagtgacttgcccaaggtcacactggctGGAGATGGGTCATcctggtgggggggcgggggcgaggggaagtGTGCTCCTGGAGGAtggttgcggggagggggagtgtgcTTAGCCTAATTTATACTTGGCTAGGCCCAAGCCACTAGAGTTCCCCAGGCCcccaaatcaatccatggtatttactgagtgcttactgtgtgcagagcactgtactaggcatttggaagagtacagtacaaaagagatggtagatgaGATTCCTGCTCCCAGAGgatcttacattttagaggggaggcaggtactaaaataaattacagattggggaagtgGGAGATACCGGTTCAGCTTTGCCCTGGGGACATTGACCTCTCACACCTTAGTTTGTACTAAAGTGCCACCTTCAGGGGACAGTGACTGTTAGGAGTCCCATGGCTGTTTGGACTGGACTTGCTCACCCCAGGTAATACAacttgctgagcgcttattatatgccaagcactgcaatagatCCCATTCAATAAATCAGGAGCAGTTTTTGTCCCATATGGGTGAGAGagtctaatctcccccgattagactgtaagcccgtcatacggcagggactgtctctatctgttgccgacttgttcatcccaagcgcttactacagtgctctgcacatagtaagcgctcaataaatactattgaatgagaaaaTAGgcgttaaatccccattttacagatgaggaaactgacacagaagagttaagtgactcacccaaagtccccgagcaggtaagtggtggagcacctagttgtttttttagtggtatttgtaaagtgcttactatgtaccaggaaatgtcctaagcactgagttaggacATTagtcctatcccatatggggctcacactcttaatccccattttacagatgaggtcactgaggcacagaagtgaagtgacttgcccaaggtcacacagaggacaagtggcagagctgggattagaacccaggtcctctgactcccaggcccaggatctttccactggaccacattgcTTCGAGACACTGCTTCCAGTCCAgtgtgttttccactaggccgtgatgatCTCCCTAAGTCCTCAGAGCTTCTCACTGGTAGTCTGAAGacaagcaaagtggcctagtggatagagcatgggctctatcctagctatgtgaccttggataagtcacttaacttctctgtgcttcagtttcctcatctgtaaaatgggtattataaccgtgagtcccttgtgggacagcgactgtgtccaacctgaaaagcctatatctaccccagcatttggtacagtgcctggcacaaaataagtgcttaagcaaataccacaattattattattattattattattaatgaacgggcagtaagactgtgagcccaaatgcAGTGGTTTGCTGAGAGCCACAGGCGATAAATTCAGATCtgttgggtttttaaaaaatgattatttgttactacaatgcctggcacagagtaagcacttaacaaataccacaaaaaaaatcctctcccattccctcctctaaagtccctgccctctttttttttttttgcccccgaACGTAAGGTGAGAAGCCGGCAGAGCTTCCCCGCACCCCCCCTGCCAAAATCACCTGTTCTCGGCGATCTGCTGCCGTAACATCTTGACATACTCGAAGGTCTCGGGGCTGCAGATGTCATACACAAGCACGAAAGCATCCGGGTCCCTTAGGCCCCAACTCTTCAGGTCTGGCCactcctggggtggggagggagcggagATGTTCACCATCGTTGGCACTGGGGCGTCCTCTActtgtcccccacctcccccagagtCGAGTAGAGCCGCTGGCGGTCTGGCGGCCACTAAAAGGCGGTCAggtccccaccgcccccaccatgGACCAACGAGGGAACGGCCTGGGAGATTCAGGAAAATCAGAGGTAATGGCAGGTAAGAGGGCTCCTCGAGGGGTCATTTGGGCCATCCCCCGGACTCGCGACAGGACTGCACGTGCGctgcccccgtctccccctcctccccgtttgATTTACAATCTCCAGGGAAGGCTGGAGTCCACCTCCCTTATATCACCCCGGGGTCTGCCAGCTCCTGTCCGCATGGCAAGATCCTCCCGTCCCTGTCCTCATTCCTTCCATCCCTCagtggaaagggagaacagaggttCATTGACTCACTCAGCAACCCACTTGCGGCTGAATTACCTGGATAATGGCCTGAAGTCATCACTTCCCCAAGAAAATGCAGCCCCAGCCTGCTCTGCCCACATATGTTCACACATGCACAAGCAAGCACGTACACATGACCACCTTCCAGTGCTACCCACCTCACAAGTCAGCCCGCTCACTCTTTTACATCTTTTCTTCTACATATAAATGATCTATTCTTCAACGCTTGCAACTTTTCCAAAAGTGTCGCGTGATGatctctctcacccccaacctcttgctcactccttcctgtctggaactcctgcCCCCTCATGTCTGGGAAAACACTGatttccccatgttcaaagcctttttgacatcacacctcttccaggaggccttcctcgcttaacctctcatctcccccaaccTATTTCCACCCCCTACTGCTACTGTAGCAATCCGCATCCCCTGAGCAGCTGTTACTCaacaccacccccctcccttcccctagcaCTTATAAACACATATTTAACTTCcattgcttccccctccctggaaattttttagtgtctatctccccctctagactgtaaattctattgtattcttccaagtgctaagtagcacatagtcggtgctcagtaaatactattgatttaatgATCTACACAAAGGTGGAAAAGACAGTGGAAATATGCTTaagcagaagtaataataacgataatattaatagggtacttgttacgtgcttattagggactaagcactgggttagatccaagataatcagatctaacatagtccctgcccccaaagggctcacagtataagcggGAGAGGCAATAGGTAGTCcgtccccatttacaggtgagaaactgaggcacagaagttaagtgacctgcccaaggacagaaaacagggaagtggcagatccaggattagaatccaggtcttctaagtcgcaggtctgtgctctttccattagaggaCGAAAAATGCGGCGGACCAAACTGTCATGGGGGATTGGCTGGCGGACCAAACTGTTATGGGCGATTGGCTCGCAGCCCCGGGCACCTCTGTCCGGTTTcttgggggcagtgggagggcGAGAGGGAAACTAGAGGCTCAGACTTTTCCATTTCATGgttagctcctccagggcaggcaCTGCGGTGACTTTTCTACACAGGAAATGTTGTTCACACCAATAGTAACTGAAGCCCTTAGGTCAAAGGTTGTTTCCCATGTGGTCTGTttatcttgcatataccccagtgcttaacacagcgcttggcaaataggaagcccttaataaataataataattgtggtatttgttaagtacttactaggtccCGAGCACTGTATCAGGCACTAGGGCAGGTATAAGATAatttggtcccacatggggcttatagtctaagagggaaaacagggtctgaatcccaattttgcagatgaggaaatcgaggcacagggaaattaagtgacatgcccctggtcacacagcagacaaatgactgagctgggattcgaacccaggtcctctgacccccaggaccgggctcttttcattaggccatactgcttctcaataaataaataaatacttcaTAAATACACTAGCaataattaagagaagcagcaaggcctagtgaaaagagcatgggcctgggagtcagaggacttgagttctaatcccgatttgccatctgtctgctgtgggaccttggacaagtcatttctcttctctgtgcctcagttcctcacctgtaaaatgggcattaaatcctactccctactacctggactgtgagccccatatgggatagggactgcgtccaacccaattatcttgtgtctaccccagtgcttagaagagtacttgacatagagtaagtgcttaaggaatgccaGATATAGAAGcgatagcttagtggatagagcacgggcctgggaggcagaaagacctgcgttttaatcccagctctgccacttgtctgctgtgtgaccttgggcaagggacttaacttaaataccaaatcaaatccattattattatcattattggtatgATTAACAGTGACCTTGGTACAAGCCTTACAGAGATAGCAGTTGGAGGAATCCAGAGGGGACCCGCGttgagaggcccagagagcagGTAGGTTGTATCGGCGGAAGTCCCCGGATTCCCTGAGCCATGACCTGGGGGACCTTGAGGGGcccctcttccctgctctcccctccttctctgctgtTCACATCTGATGCAGGGACCAGGTGGTGGAagcagatggaggcaggagagcagaggaaaagtgccCAGAAAAGCCAGGAGTTAGCAGGATGTGA
This region includes:
- the RASL10A gene encoding ras-like protein family member 10A gives rise to the protein MGGTLRVAVLGAPGVGKTAIIRQFLYGDFPESHRPTAARRLYRPAVLLNGAVYDLTISDGPAAHRPPNAQEWPDLKSWGLRDPDAFVLVYDICSPETFEYVKMLRQQIAENRPAGTPEVPIIVVGNKRDQQKQRFSPRRALAVLVKKTWKCGYMECSAKYNWHVVLLFKELLSSVLARGCKHGHPAIRLQGALHTSRCSLM